From the genome of Candidatus Nanopelagicales bacterium, one region includes:
- a CDS encoding response regulator transcription factor yields MSSPSVGDTAAVARVLVADDDRAIRDSLATALRLHGYDVVTCVDGVEALATVHGAPVDVLVLDVMMPGIDGLAVCRVLRTEGDLTPILMLTARVETADRVAGLDAGADDYLAKPFELDELLARLRALLRRAGTNDGGAAPTAVLQVGDVRLDPAARRVWNGPDEITLSKTEFDLLELLMENAGIVLEHGTIYDRIWGYDFGPDSKNLAVYISYLRRKLDRPADSFIRTVRGVGYTIRPERA; encoded by the coding sequence ATGAGCAGTCCGTCCGTCGGCGATACTGCCGCCGTGGCCCGCGTCCTCGTCGCTGACGACGACCGGGCCATCCGCGACTCGCTGGCCACGGCGCTGCGGCTGCACGGCTACGACGTCGTCACCTGCGTCGACGGCGTGGAGGCGCTGGCCACCGTGCACGGCGCCCCTGTCGATGTGCTGGTGCTCGACGTGATGATGCCCGGCATCGACGGCCTCGCCGTCTGCCGCGTCCTGCGCACCGAGGGCGACCTCACCCCGATCCTCATGCTCACCGCGCGGGTCGAGACCGCCGACCGGGTCGCCGGCCTCGACGCCGGCGCCGACGACTACCTGGCCAAGCCGTTCGAGCTGGACGAACTGCTGGCCCGGCTGCGCGCGCTACTACGCCGTGCCGGCACCAACGACGGCGGCGCCGCCCCCACCGCGGTGCTGCAGGTGGGGGACGTACGCCTGGACCCGGCCGCACGACGGGTGTGGAACGGGCCCGACGAGATCACCCTGAGCAAGACCGAGTTCGACCTGCTCGAGCTGCTGATGGAGAACGCCGGCATCGTGCTGGAGCACGGCACGATCTACGACCGCATCTGGGGCTACGACTTCGGGCCGGACTCCAAGAACTTGGCCGTCTACATCTCCTACCTGCGCCGCAAGCTGGACCGCCCGGCCGACTCGTTCATCCGGACCGTCCGCGGCGTCGGCTACACCATCCGACCGGAACGCGCGTGA